atcattgggagaagagggtgacagcttgcccatgaggcagcggcggagccagcaagtcgctagcgtggccagaAGTcaccagggtggcagcagtgggaggtcggtagctaAATGTgctcggggtagaccacccactttgcaggagcctaaCTGCCCAGGAAGTAGCGGTGCGCGGGTTCACGGTGGTaacagtcagtgcgtagtgttgggggtaaaattacctactcggcggtgtggcagttttaaGTTAAGTaagttaagccgccggaggaggtgagcatggccatatgtagaatccgtgggcagaaggtgaagcatggccagggtgccattgttggcaccacggccctgcgtcaacatatatgcagcgtcaccataaactggcctgggagaaccgtggctccgatgtcgtggtccagcctgccacagcaaccgctgcatcacttagtggcacgcagccgatttcaggcagtcaaggcttcaccacctcagccgaagtgagctgtctgtccttcccatcatctaccggtcttgatgctcctgctcctcgttctcttactcctcgtcactcattctGTCACTAATAGATTGCCCAGAGACAACATTATGCGTGccctcatccaacggcgcagaagctgaatgtgctcctggccaagttactggtgctgcagtccctccctttccaagtggtggactccgcacctttcagagaactgatagcttgtgccgagacaaggtggagagtcccaagccgtaatttctttgccaaaaagaaaaaaaaaggcagtaccatcccTGCACACGCATGTAGGGGCCAGTCCTTTAGGCTGTcgatgtctgccaaagtgcacgccAGCgacgacgtgtggagctgtaactacggtcagggacaatacatgtcctttacggcccactgggttaatgtggttcctgcacagccacaccagcaacttggccaggtgacgccgcttccgcctccacgttctcattcCGTTGGTACCTgccacaatgtccgcctctgcctcctcattttctaccgtgtcctcagcctccactacaggGACAATTCATAGCATAtttctccagcataccacatgtgcagggcacggcagtgtgaCGCTGTTCTGCTCCTcgtttgctccacagacaggatccgttttttgggggttatttttctgacgaatcagaggaagggcaaaataatcagtgacgtcaacacaaacttactactgacaccctctccactctgtcgggggggctctacttgtataagcttataatagaacaggttctgtagacatctatgtggaatcagctgacgactgtgtaaaagttgtatgcttcttcttggcgctaacattgacctgtaagactgagttcacatgatttatttggttagttttggccctgtgactgccgaacatgtgaagtgtgcagtgattctaagagcgacgcctgtcatctgcatgtcatacggactcacagcattatttcacaaccacagcagactccctatgcctgttactgcaaggcacagtgttctacaccactataaagtctctctgcagtcaggaaatagccgttttttaacacgattcgccgcaaataaattctgatcaaaccaatttttttcaaacaattcggcaaaccggccgaatcgaatttttgaaaatttcgctcatctctaatattaaAGGGCAGAATATTACCAATTATCGGATAACAATGGTCAATATTCCCCTTTTTCGCCTAGCTCGTGGGATTGTACTCAGTTTATACCTCAGCTACAATATTTTGCCTTGGTATTGTTGtgaaaattttattaggatgtgtttttaatatattgtgtattgtcatcatgtctttCAGTGTCAgagtaaaccattggagtggctATCTTCCTGTGGATGTAGAGACATAGCTGCCATGTGCAGAGATCTCCGTTGGCGAACGGTCCATGTACTATGCGCTGGGATGTGGGccaggggagactgatgtgttcggcGGAGCAGTGTTTTCTTGGCAAATGTATGGATGTCGGCTAGGGCCCCCGTGCAAGACCCgaatttattggcttggcgtggatgcatttgttaagagaacaatatatgaaaggaacgtgcgtttgttgtctctagtgtgcctgatcagccgctggagataatgacgttgtcctgtaaataaagttactatgatccacatgcatgtttatcgggcattgatcactgagcaaggctggataaagttcactTCAGTGGTAATGGGAGATTATTGTATAAAAGtgttttgttagctggctatgttattttaagtgatGGTGGTTTCTCAAGTTCCTGtatatcatcacttcctgtatgtttgTTACATGAATGAAGTGGTCGGGTGACCGGCCTGCCCCTTTCTATTGTTACGCTTTTGGTGGCTATAAAATAAAAGTGAAGAGACTGGGCAGGAGGAGGAGTGCTCAACAGAAGCTCTACGATGAAACACCTTGTCTGACTTTTGATGAGtgttacctttccttacacaaaagaGCTTGATACACGTGCTTTTAAACACGGGGGAAATTCTTTGTGGTTGGTGTACTTCAGTGCACTTTTAGCGCAGCTTGGATATGTACGTCTGACTCAAGCGAATTTGTACAACAGTATCACCAGGAATAACACAAAACTGCAGATATAACATAAAAGGCACATTTACTTAACTACAATCTCTTAACATTCAATATAATGGTCATATCAGTATACATCTACCATGTAACTGGCCTATAGTCTAACAATATAGACAAAAGATACTTAGCCTTAGAATGTATGGTGGTCCCACTTCTTCAATCTAAAACTCCACAGGAAGCTGGTCTCGCTCAGCAATGCCCCAATGGCTAGGTATATTAACACCTGCTCCCCCCATTTCATTGTACCTGTGATGTAAGCACAGGAAGGAGCGGGGTCATGACTATGGAACCACATGGCAGTGTGATGTTACTCACTCTACCATGTGTCCAATTTAAATATCGAAACAGGACTGAATCTCAGCCATGTAACAAACATAAAAAGGACTttgcccctgtgtgaattctctgattcAGTGGTCCCTTTTTTGCACCACGGACCAGTTTCATGTGAGACAATTTTCCCATAGATTTGGGAGGGAGGACATGCCACCTGTGACCTCATGGAAGAGGTCTTAATGAAGCCTAGCAGCCTTGAACCTATGAAGCTAAACTGCGGGGCACAGGAGCCAATAATTCCCGTTTCTGCAGTTCAACCCTACCTCCCCCTTCGGCCCGGTACCAGATGATCCATGGCCTGGTACTGGTCCTCAGCCTGGTGGTTTGGGATCGCTTCTCTTCTTGCACAAGATTTGTTTTCTGGTGAAAATATTTCCCACAACGTGAATATTAAAATGGCTTCGCCCCTGTGTGAGTTTTTTCATGTTTAGTTAAATATGATTTGTGAttaaaacttttcccacattctgaacatgaaaatggcttctcccctgtgtgaattctcttgtGTTGAACAAGTTCATATTTGTAGTAAAAACacttgccacattctgaacatgaaaatggcctatcccctgtgtgaattctctgatgtccaaTAAGATGTGATTTGTTGTAAAATCCtctcccacattctggacataaataaggcttctcccctgtgtgagttctctgatgtataacaagacatTTTCTGAAtgaaaaacatttgccacattctgaacataaaaatggcttctcccctgtgtgaattctctggtgATTAACAAGATCTGCTCTGTGTGTAAAACTTTtctcacattctgagcatgaaaatggcttctcccctgtgtgaactctctgatgCCTAACAAGATTCGATTTGTGGTTAAAACctctcccacattctaaacatgagaaCGGCCTCTCCCCTGTTTGAGTCTTTTGAGGTTCAACACTTCTGTGATATTTGTTCTGTTTCACAGTCTGTGATAAATCagaaaattgaacctggtaaaaaggGTCAGATGATGGATCTTTGGTGTGAAAGGCTGCAGGTATATCGGAGAGAACAGCATGCTCTTTATATGTAGCTTCTCTTATTCCAAGATTATTTGATTTAAAACGTGAAGATATCATGCTTCTGGTGCCGTCATCTGCCAAGGATAAAACTGATTTCAT
The sequence above is a segment of the Bufo gargarizans isolate SCDJY-AF-19 chromosome 6, ASM1485885v1, whole genome shotgun sequence genome. Coding sequences within it:
- the LOC122941941 gene encoding gastrula zinc finger protein XlCGF7.1-like gives rise to the protein MEDHQPLTPQVKKERRTPERCPSPLLPQDGSEEHHNVPQDDQAGGDNGIKMEDRWLLTSPDDGTRSMISSRFKSNNLGIREATYKEHAVLSDIPAAFHTKDPSSDPFYQVQFSDLSQTVKQNKYHRSVEPQKTQTGERPFSCLECGRGFNHKSNLVRHQRVHTGEKPFSCSECEKSFTHRADLVNHQRIHTGEKPFLCSECGKCFSFRKCLVIHQRTHTGEKPYLCPECGRGFYNKSHLIGHQRIHTGDRPFSCSECGKCFYYKYELVQHKRIHTGEKPFSCSECGKSFNHKSYLTKHEKTHTGAKPF